From the Chloroflexus aurantiacus J-10-fl genome, one window contains:
- a CDS encoding metallophosphoesterase family protein, with the protein MIRMLHLADLHLGVENYGALDPRRGLHSRLIDYLDRLDEAITIGLDHQIDLCLIAGDVYKNRSPNPTVQREFATRIRRLRDAGVAVVILTGNHDISPAQGRAHSVEIFATLALEGVTVADRPRMHRIETRSGPLQLIAVPWVTRQMLLTRDEMVGASFTTIEYEIRRRLEQFIERSVAQRDPTLPTVLAFHGTVEGAQLGAERAMILGHDLSLPSSVLAQPGIDYVALGHIHRHQVLTRQPPMVYPGSIERVDFGERDEPKGCVLVELAPGQADWRFVPLAARPFVSIERDLRRSSDPVQALQTAIERHNLRDAVVRVEVELTREQAALLREEQVREWLRAADAAVIAAIVFNVERPARQRFAGVAEALDEGLTPLKALELYLKSKQVPPQRITQLLAAAQELMDGVE; encoded by the coding sequence ATGATCCGCATGTTGCACCTGGCCGATCTTCATCTTGGGGTTGAAAATTACGGCGCTCTTGACCCACGACGCGGATTGCATTCGCGATTGATAGATTATCTCGACCGGCTTGATGAGGCGATTACTATCGGTCTCGATCATCAAATCGATCTTTGTCTGATCGCCGGTGACGTGTACAAAAACCGCTCGCCGAATCCAACCGTGCAGCGTGAATTTGCCACCCGGATTCGCCGCCTACGCGACGCAGGGGTCGCTGTCGTGATCCTAACCGGTAACCACGATATTTCACCGGCGCAGGGTCGTGCGCATTCGGTCGAGATCTTTGCTACCCTGGCGTTAGAAGGGGTAACGGTGGCTGATCGACCACGAATGCATCGCATCGAGACGCGCAGCGGGCCGCTCCAACTGATTGCAGTACCCTGGGTCACGCGCCAGATGTTGTTAACCCGCGACGAGATGGTTGGGGCGTCGTTTACAACCATCGAATATGAGATACGTCGTCGGCTTGAACAATTCATCGAACGCTCGGTTGCACAACGTGATCCCACGCTTCCCACTGTGCTGGCGTTTCATGGTACCGTCGAAGGCGCCCAACTTGGCGCCGAGCGTGCGATGATTCTCGGTCATGATCTGAGTCTTCCCAGTTCAGTTCTGGCGCAGCCGGGGATTGATTACGTTGCCCTTGGTCATATCCATCGCCATCAGGTGCTGACCAGACAGCCACCAATGGTGTACCCTGGCAGTATCGAGCGGGTTGATTTTGGTGAACGTGACGAACCGAAGGGGTGTGTTCTGGTCGAACTGGCACCGGGGCAGGCAGACTGGCGATTTGTACCGTTAGCGGCGCGCCCCTTTGTCAGTATCGAACGTGATCTGCGACGGAGTAGTGATCCGGTGCAGGCACTGCAAACCGCCATCGAGCGCCATAACCTGCGCGATGCCGTGGTGCGGGTAGAGGTTGAACTGACGCGCGAGCAGGCAGCTCTGTTGCGCGAAGAACAGGTACGCGAGTGGCTGCGGGCAGCAGATGCTGCGGTCATTGCAGCAATTGTGTTCAATGTTGAGCGACCGGCCCGGCAACGTTTCGCCGGTGTTGCCGAAGCTCTGGATGAAGGACTAACACCACTCAAAGCCTTAGAACTCTACCTCAAAAGTAAACAGGTGCCACCGCAGCGGATTACTCAATTGTTAGCTGCTGCTCAGGAGTTGATGGATGGTGTTGAGTAG
- a CDS encoding Gfo/Idh/MocA family protein, translated as MVGIGVIGYGYWGPNLVRNFAQVAGARVTAVCDQRAERRALVEQVYPSIQTYADVADLLRNPAVDAVAIATPVSSHFELALMALQAGKHVLVEKPFTATVIQAERLVEEAERRGLTLMVDHTFIFTSAVRKIKELIDNGTLGTLYYYDSVRVNLGLFQNDVNVLWDLAVHDLSIMDYLVGAMPTMVAATGMAHVPGKPENMAYLTCYFAHNLIAHFHVNWMAPVKIRQTLIGGSEKMIVYDDIEMSEKVKVYDKGIIVSESEDAVYQRHVGYRTGDMWAPRLDNIEALRIEAEHFVECVTTGRRPLSDGHAGLRVVRILEAASQSMAQRGQPIALS; from the coding sequence ATGGTTGGCATTGGCGTCATCGGGTATGGCTACTGGGGACCCAATCTCGTCCGCAATTTTGCTCAGGTCGCCGGAGCACGGGTTACCGCGGTGTGTGATCAGCGTGCCGAACGACGGGCGCTGGTCGAACAGGTATACCCGTCGATTCAAACCTATGCTGATGTCGCTGATCTATTGCGTAATCCGGCTGTCGACGCGGTGGCCATCGCCACGCCGGTTTCCTCACATTTTGAATTAGCGCTGATGGCCTTGCAGGCCGGTAAGCACGTGTTGGTTGAGAAACCATTTACTGCTACTGTCATTCAAGCCGAGCGATTGGTAGAGGAGGCTGAGCGCCGTGGATTGACACTGATGGTTGATCACACCTTTATCTTCACCAGTGCGGTGCGCAAGATTAAAGAATTGATCGATAACGGTACGCTCGGCACGCTCTACTACTACGATTCGGTGCGCGTGAATCTGGGTCTCTTCCAGAATGATGTCAATGTTCTCTGGGACCTGGCAGTACACGATCTGTCGATCATGGATTATCTGGTCGGGGCAATGCCGACGATGGTAGCTGCTACCGGTATGGCCCACGTGCCGGGAAAACCGGAAAATATGGCGTATCTGACCTGTTATTTCGCCCATAACTTGATTGCCCATTTTCATGTGAACTGGATGGCACCGGTGAAAATACGACAAACGCTCATCGGTGGTTCGGAGAAGATGATCGTCTATGACGATATTGAAATGAGTGAGAAGGTCAAGGTCTACGACAAGGGCATCATTGTCAGTGAAAGCGAAGATGCGGTGTATCAACGCCATGTTGGCTACCGCACCGGTGATATGTGGGCACCACGACTCGATAACATCGAGGCCCTGCGTATCGAAGCAGAGCATTTTGTGGAATGTGTGACAACCGGTCGCCGTCCACTATCCGATGGTCATGCTGGTTTGCGGGTTGTCCGCATTCTGGAAGCAGCTTCGCAATCGATGGCGCAACGAGGACAGCCGATTGCGCTCTCTTGA
- a CDS encoding DegT/DnrJ/EryC1/StrS family aminotransferase yields the protein MIPFVDLKAQYLSIKEEIDRAVLDTLASTQFVLGKEVVAFEELFAAYTQSQYALGVNSGTSALHLALLACGVGPGDEVITTPHTFIATVSAIDYTGARPVFVDIDPVTFTVNPALIEAAITPRTKAIIPVHLYGQPADMDPIMAIARKHNLVVIEDAAQAHGAEYKGRRVGSIGDAGCFSFYPGKNLGAYGEGGAVTTNNPEIARTVRMLRDWGAERRYHHDLKGFNYRMEGVQGAILRVKMAYIEHWTELRRAAAARYDAMLAPLGIQTPVALPDRRHVYHIYAIRDRQRDALQTYLHDHGVSTGIHYPIPVHLQKAFADLGYRVGDFPQAELAAAEVLSLPMFPELTVDQQQVVAEALQGWMQQVAAGC from the coding sequence ATGATCCCGTTTGTGGATTTGAAAGCCCAATATCTCTCGATCAAAGAAGAGATTGATCGAGCGGTTCTGGATACGCTGGCCAGTACTCAGTTTGTGTTAGGAAAAGAGGTCGTCGCATTTGAAGAGTTATTTGCTGCTTACACGCAGTCTCAGTATGCGTTGGGTGTGAATTCCGGTACCAGTGCGCTGCATCTGGCCTTGCTGGCCTGTGGTGTTGGTCCTGGAGACGAGGTCATTACGACACCACACACCTTTATCGCGACCGTTTCGGCGATAGACTACACTGGTGCGCGACCAGTGTTTGTCGATATCGATCCGGTGACGTTTACCGTCAATCCGGCGCTCATTGAAGCGGCCATCACTCCGCGCACAAAAGCGATTATTCCGGTGCACCTCTACGGTCAGCCAGCCGATATGGATCCGATCATGGCAATTGCCCGCAAGCACAATCTGGTGGTGATCGAAGACGCAGCGCAGGCTCACGGTGCAGAGTATAAAGGGCGCCGGGTCGGGAGTATTGGTGATGCAGGTTGTTTTAGCTTCTATCCCGGTAAGAATTTGGGGGCGTATGGCGAAGGTGGGGCAGTGACCACCAATAACCCTGAAATTGCCCGCACTGTGCGGATGCTCCGTGATTGGGGAGCCGAGCGGCGTTACCACCACGATCTCAAAGGATTCAACTATCGAATGGAAGGTGTTCAGGGTGCCATCCTGCGGGTGAAGATGGCGTATATCGAACACTGGACAGAGCTGCGGCGAGCGGCAGCGGCACGTTACGATGCAATGCTGGCCCCACTTGGGATACAAACTCCGGTAGCACTCCCTGATCGTCGTCATGTCTATCATATCTATGCTATTCGCGACCGGCAGCGTGATGCGCTGCAAACCTATCTTCACGATCATGGGGTAAGTACCGGTATCCATTATCCAATCCCGGTTCACCTGCAAAAGGCGTTTGCTGATTTGGGTTATCGAGTCGGTGATTTCCCGCAGGCCGAGCTGGCGGCTGCCGAGGTCTTGTCGCTCCCAATGTTTCCTGAGTTGACTGTTGATCAACAACAGGTTGTGGCTGAAGCATTGCAGGGATGGATGCAGCAGGTTGCTGCCGGTTGCTAG
- a CDS encoding SDR family NAD(P)-dependent oxidoreductase has translation MTAKRILVTGGAGFIGSELVTQLAAAGHRVVVVDNLVNGKRANLAHLADADVELVEVDIRQREVIARLVQGVEIVYHLACLGVRHSLHDPFENHDVNATGTLILLDLARRADVPRFVYVSSSEVYGTARWVPMTEEHPTYPMTVYGGGKLAGECYTRAFWESYRYPTVVVRPFNSFGPRSHHEGDSGEVIPKFMLRAMAGLPMVIFGDGTQTRDFTYVSDTARGIMLAGMVDAAIGGTFNLGQGREISINELARTVATVVGRPDAAIVYDIPRPGDVLRLYADSTRAQHVLGFTPTVSLQEGLQRLQEWYLSRGVAIADLLAEERVHNWKKEESVNL, from the coding sequence ATGACCGCAAAACGTATTTTGGTAACCGGAGGCGCGGGATTTATCGGTAGCGAACTGGTAACTCAACTGGCTGCTGCCGGACATCGGGTTGTCGTCGTTGACAATTTAGTCAATGGCAAGCGGGCGAATCTGGCCCATCTCGCCGATGCCGATGTAGAGCTGGTCGAGGTTGATATTCGTCAGCGCGAGGTGATTGCTCGCTTAGTGCAGGGCGTGGAGATTGTCTACCACCTGGCTTGCCTGGGTGTTCGCCATAGCCTGCACGATCCGTTTGAGAATCACGATGTCAATGCGACTGGTACCCTGATCTTGCTCGATCTGGCCCGCCGTGCCGATGTCCCGCGCTTCGTCTATGTGTCAAGTTCGGAAGTGTACGGCACTGCCCGCTGGGTGCCCATGACGGAAGAGCATCCAACCTATCCGATGACGGTGTACGGTGGCGGAAAGCTGGCCGGTGAATGTTATACGCGCGCCTTCTGGGAGAGCTATCGCTATCCGACGGTCGTGGTCAGACCCTTCAACAGCTTTGGGCCACGCAGTCATCACGAAGGCGACAGCGGTGAAGTCATTCCCAAATTTATGTTGCGGGCAATGGCCGGTCTGCCAATGGTGATCTTTGGTGATGGGACGCAAACCCGCGATTTTACCTATGTCAGCGATACCGCTCGTGGCATCATGCTGGCCGGTATGGTCGATGCTGCCATCGGCGGAACGTTTAATCTGGGGCAGGGACGCGAAATCTCGATCAACGAGCTGGCCCGTACTGTGGCGACGGTTGTTGGCCGGCCTGATGCAGCGATTGTCTACGATATCCCACGTCCAGGTGATGTGTTACGCCTCTACGCCGATAGCACGCGCGCCCAACACGTTCTGGGCTTCACACCAACTGTTTCACTCCAGGAAGGGCTACAGCGGTTACAGGAATGGTACCTGAGCCGTGGCGTGGCCATTGCCGATCTATTGGCTGAAGAGCGCGTACACAACTGGAAAAAAGAGGAGAGTGTCAACCTATGA